The sequence GAACTGACTTCTTGTTATACAACTGCCGCTAAAATTAGAGCTTCGGATCCTGAAAGTATTTCTGCAAGATTGCTAAATCATGGTGGTATCACTGAATCAATTACAGAATTAGAAAATAAAATAACTAGTCTCAAATTAGATCTTTCTTCACAGAGGGAAAAATTATCTACTATTGATGTAGACACATCGGCTACAGCTAAAGCAAAAATTGTTTCTGCAATTCATAAAAAAATATCTGAAATTAGAACTGACTTGAACAATACACGAGCAGAATTACAAAAATATTTGTTGTTTTTGAGTCTAAGTGCCACCACTGATAATATTACGATACAAAAAGGCAAATCAATCACTGGAATGAATGTTGATGGTGTTGTTTCTGAGATAATATCAGTTAATTTGGCTTTGATTCAACCTGAAGATCGACCTGAAAATTCAATGGCATACAACGTAGTTTTTGAGATTTGTACTGGTGATAATCCATTGAGAATCCCAGTAGTAGAATTGTCTTCAGACATTGGTACCAAAGTTGTAAAAATGGCTGAAAAAATAGTAAAGAACTCTTGCCAAGTATCTACTGGAAAAATCAATGCACTCTCTCCAAGTTCAATTATTATCAAACTAGCTGGACAAACTCAATCCTCAGAAACCATAGTACAATTAGAAAAGAAAATTGAATCAATAAAAGATGAAATGATGGTAGTACAAAAAGCACTCAATTCAGCTTCTACTTCAAGCTCAATCAGTAAAGAAGAACGTCAAAAATTAATTTCTGAGGGAACTGACAAAACTATAGAATTACGTAAAGAATTAAATTCTCTAAAAGTTGAATTGCATAAAATTCTCTTAGAGATATATAGATAACATTTGAAAATATTTTTAATTAAATTGTAGATATTGTTATATCGTCAAATAACTCTTCTGCTTTTTTAATTATTTCCTTATCATCCGCATCAGGTTCTGCTGAAATGAGAACCAAATTGTTTCCAATTGGCACACTAATTATCAATTGTTTTTTTCTTCTTGATGCAATATAGTCAATTGGTCCAAGAGCCTCATCAAATTCTTGTCTCATTTTAAAATCTAATTGCATTTGCATGTATGTCATGGCAATTTTATCGCTGTCTAAGAGAGGCGATGTTCCTGCTTTGAAACCTCCTGCAATTAGTTTTCCAAGATTGTTAATTACTCCTACATGTCTAATTTTATTTTCATTTGATAGATTTTTACATGCGATATCTAGTTTCTTTATATCTTCAACTGTAGCATCTGACATATTTTTTAGAAATCTGTCTCAATTTTAAACATATTGAATTATGAATATTTTTCAAATTTTATTTACTTGACTTAAATCAGAATCAAGACAGCTAGCTATTTGATTTCTAAACTAGTTCAAAATCCTCTATACTTATAGAGTGTAAAAATTACGAGTAAATATGAGATGTCCAAATTGTGGAAATCAGGCAAGCTGGAGAGATCCTGACTGTAACAAATGTGATGCTACCTTACATCACAAAGATTGCAAGGGAAAAAGTGCTGATTGTAAATGCCATCAACTTAATGAACAGGCATGGACTCAGAAAAAGGCCCCTCCATCATGATGCATGGGTATAAAGCCAATTAAAAAAAATGAGATGATATAATGAAAGTTGCTTTAATTTACAATGAAAATAAGATAGATCCTAATGACGTAATCAATGTCTTTGGTATGACTACCAAAGAACACTATAGTTCAAAAGCAGTTGAGAGAGTTGCCCAATCCTTAGAAAAAGGCGGACACACTGTCAAGGTAATTGAAGGTGATATTCACTTAAATGAAGAATTAAAAGAATTTATGCCAAAAGTGGTTGCAGGTGAAAATCCTGGCATGGTCTTTAACATGGCATATGGTATTCAAGGTCAGAACAGATACACTCACATTCCTGCAATGATGGAGATGCTTGGAATTCCATACATCGGTTCTGGTCCAGCAGGTCATGCCATTGTTCAAGATAAGGTGATGACCAAAATAGTTTTGCAGAAAAATAAAATTCCTACTCCTGGATTCTGGGTGTTTAGAACTCCTGAAGACAAACATGATGACTTGATATTTCCTGTGATTGTAAAACCAAAACTAGAATCTACTTCTATGGGAATGGAAGTTGTAGATAATTGGGATGACTTGAGAGCTGCAGTTAAAGTTCAAATTGAAAAATTCCAACAAGATATTTTGGTAGAACAATTCATTTCAGGAAGAGAGTTTGCTGTGGGTTTGTTGGGAAATAAACCAAACATAGAAGTTTTACCAATCGTTGAAATTAATCTTGATCATCCTGATCAAATACAAACTATTACTGATAAAAAGAAAAAAGGTGGAGTTGAAAAAACATGTCCTGCAAAATTATCAAAAGAAAAAGAGGCTGAGATGAAACAAATGTGCATAGATGCATTTTCAGCTTTAGGATTAAATGATTATACTAGAGTG comes from Nitrosopumilus oxyclinae and encodes:
- a CDS encoding DUF6659 family protein; its protein translation is MSDATVEDIKKLDIACKNLSNENKIRHVGVINNLGKLIAGGFKAGTSPLLDSDKIAMTYMQMQLDFKMRQEFDEALGPIDYIASRRKKQLIISVPIGNNLVLISAEPDADDKEIIKKAEELFDDITISTI